One region of Candidatus Binatia bacterium genomic DNA includes:
- the thrH gene encoding bifunctional phosphoserine phosphatase/homoserine phosphotransferase ThrH, translating to MIAAIDLEGVLAPEIWPHLGEEFGIPDLHLTTRDVADFEELMQRRVTALDRAGITLAKVQKAAHEVQPYLGSREFLKRIRRHCQVMIISDTFHEMAEPLVEHLGGFNLFANRFETDAHGRIVGWKLRIRGRKAMVIEGMRRAGFKVIGMGDSLNDLTLLQNADYPVLYRPVAALREALPQAPVVDGLDEALSRFLEIFRQNGAET from the coding sequence ATGATCGCCGCGATCGACCTGGAAGGGGTCCTGGCACCCGAAATCTGGCCCCACCTGGGGGAGGAGTTCGGCATCCCCGACCTGCACCTCACCACCCGGGACGTCGCCGACTTCGAGGAGCTGATGCAGCGGCGGGTGACCGCCCTGGACCGCGCCGGGATCACGCTGGCCAAGGTCCAGAAGGCGGCCCATGAAGTGCAGCCCTACCTGGGCTCCCGGGAGTTCCTGAAGCGCATCCGCCGCCACTGCCAGGTCATGATCATCTCCGACACCTTCCACGAGATGGCGGAGCCGCTGGTGGAGCACCTGGGCGGCTTCAATCTCTTCGCCAACCGGTTCGAGACCGACGCGCACGGGCGCATCGTCGGATGGAAGCTCCGGATCCGGGGGCGGAAGGCGATGGTGATCGAGGGGATGCGCCGCGCGGGGTTCAAGGTGATCGGAATGGGGGACAGCCTGAACGACCTCACGCTTCTCCAGAACGCCGACTATCCGGTGCTCTACCGCCCCGTGGCCGCGCTGCGGGAGGCGCTGCCCCAGGCGCCCGTGGTGGACGGCCTGGACGAGGCGCTCTCCCGCTTCCTCGAGATCTTCCGGCAGAACGGCGCCGAAACCTGA